The Actinomyces viscosus genome segment CCAGCCCGGAGGCGAGAGCCATGAGCGCCCTGGCCGACTCCGTCTGGGGGCCGCTCGTTGTCGGCGCCGCCCAGCGCCTGCCCCTGAGCGAGAACGCCTCCCTGCACTACTCCCCCACCCAGGAGGCTGGCGCGGACCCGCTGTGGGAGGCGCTGCGCGCCCTGCGGCCCGAGGACGACCTGCCCGAACCCGGTGGCGCCACACCCGACGGCACCGAGCCCAGCGGCGCGGCCCCGGCGTCCGGAGGCGGCACCACCGGGGCCAGGACCTCAGGCTCGGTGTTCGCCATCCCCCACCTCGCCCTGGCGGTCCGGCTCACCGGGACCTCCACCACGGGGATGGCCCTCGTGCTCGACGACTCCGAGGAGGCCCTGGCCTCCCCCGACCACGCCGAGGCCTGGCTGACCTGGCTGCGGCTGAGTAACGTCCTCGCCCTGGCCCAGAGCCCCGTGGACATCACCACCACCAGCCGGGCCCTGGCCGAGCTGCGGGCCCGCGCCGACACCCGGACCACCGTCACCGACGTCGCGGGCAGCCCCGCCACCATGCACGATCTCGGCTGGGACGACGTCGACCGGGACCTCACCCCCGCCGCCATCCTCACGCTCCTGCCCCACCTGGCGGCCGCAGGCGTCCCCCACGAGGGCGACGGCGTCGAGCTGGCCGGCGGCATCATGACGGACCTGTCCTGGGCCGCGCCCAAGGTCGCCGTCCTGGCCGAGCCGCAGGAGGGCGACGTCGAAGCCCTGACGGCAGACGGTTGGAGAGTCGTCGTCACCGGGGACGATCCGGCCCGCACCACCGCCGACATCTGCGCGCTCATCCCCGAGCTCCTGGAAGGACACTGACATGCCCGCGATCCTGTGGCCCAGCAGCAAGACCAAGGACGCCACCACCAAGGACCCGTCCCTCAGGGCCAAGATCGGGCCGTTCATCACCAAGCTCGCCACCATGACCACGAGCTCGGGTCTGCACCTGGAGCACATTCGCGGGGCGCAGGACCGGCGTGTGCGCACCGCGCGCGTCACCGACTCCTACCGGGCCGTCCTGTTCGAGCTGAGCGCCGAGGCCGGGCCCGTCTACGTCATCCACGGCATCTGGCAGCACGATGAGGCCAACAAGATCGCCGAGTCCGTCACCGTCGGCATCAACCCCTACAACGGGACCACCGAGGTCACCCACATCAGGGACCTCATCGCCCAGGACGCCGACGCTGTCGAGCAGGCCAGACGCGCCGCCCAGGCCGAGCTCGCCGCCGCCCAGCGCGAGACCGACGAGATCGCCCGCGAGACCGCCCGGATCCAGGCGGCCAACGCCGAGGCCCGCCGCCGCAACGAGGAGGCGGCCAAGGCCCCGGCTGCCGGGCCTGCTGCCGCCCCGGACGCAGGACCTGCCTCGAAGACTGCGGCGGGCCACCGCGGTGAGGACCCCCGCAGTAGGGGCGGGGCTGTTCCTGTGGCCGGCGCCGTCGTCGTCCCCGGGCGCGACCAGGCACCGAGATGGCCCGAGGGCCTGAGCGTGGAGGTGCTGCGCGACGAGCTCGGTATCGATGTTCGGCTGGGCGCCGCGGCGCTCGCGGCCACCCGCGAGTCCCAGGTCCTCGACCTGGCCGCCACCGCCCGGGTCGCCTGGCAGGGTGAGGCCCTGCTCAACCTGGCCACCGGCTCGACGATCGCCGACGTCCGTGAGGACTTCGGGCTGCTGCCCGCCGACGAGGTGGCCTGCGACCCCACCGACGCCGACCTCATCGCCGGCCTGCGCACCCGTGCGGCGCGCACCACCTTCACCTGGCTGGAGAGCGACGAGGACCTGCGCCGCGCCATCGAGGGGCTCACCTTCGCCGAGTGGCAGCTCTTCCTGCACCCTCAGCAGCGCGCCCTCGTGGAGCGGCACGCACGTGGCCCCATGCGCATCTCAGGCGGCGCCGGAACCGGCAAGACGGTCGTGGCGGTGCACCGCGCCGTCGAGCTCACCGAGCGGGATGAGGCCGCGGGGCAGGAGCCTCGGATCCTGCTGACGACCTACACGCGCAACCTCGCCGACGACCTGCGCCGTCAGCTGGCCCAGCTCGCCCCGGAGCTCGCCTTCACCGAGAAGCTCGGCGAGCCCGGTGTCCTCGTCAGCGGCCTGGACCGGGTCGCGCGCATGATCCTCCAGCGCGCCGGGGACGCCATCGCCCAGACGGCGCAGCAGGTCATCGGCCAGCCTCGCCGGCAGGTGCTCACCTACCCCCGGGCCGATGTGTGGCAGGAGGTCCTCACCCTCATGGGCGACGAGCTGCCCGAGGGGCTGCGGTCCGCCGACTTCCTGGAGTCCGAGTACGAGATGATCGTGCTGCCCCAGCGAGTCACCACTCTCCAGCAGTACCTGCGCGTGCGGCGGCCCGGGCGGGGCGTGGCCCTCGACCGCTCCAAGCGCGCTGCCGTATGGAAGGCTGTTGAACGCTACCGGGACCGCAGCGCAGACCTGGGCGTCACCTCTTTCTCCGAGCAGCTCGCCCTGGCTGCCGCCTGGCTGGACCAGCAGGCGGAGCGAGGGGTGCCCCGGCCCTTCCGGCACGTGCTCGTCGACGAGGCCCAGGACCTGACGCCCGCCCACCTCCAGCTGCTGCGGGCCCTGGTGGAGGCCGGGCCGGATGACCTGTTCCTGGCCGAGGACTCCCACCAGCGGATCTACGGCAAGAAGATCACGCTGAGCCACTACGGGATCCAGGTGCGTGGGCGCTCGCGGCGGCTGACCCGCAACTACCGGACCACGCGCCAGAACCTCGACGCGGCCTTCGGGATCCTCGACCCCGGCGCCTACGAGGACATGGAAGGCCAGGCCGAGGAGCACCGTTACGTCTCGCCGCGCTCGGGGCCCGAGCCCCTGCTCCTCCATGCCGCCGACCGCGCCGAAGAGCTCAGCAAGGCCGCCGAGCTGCTGAGCCGGTGGCTGGAGCAGGACCGGGACAGTGGGGAGAGCGCTCCGGAGACCATCGCCGTCCTCGTACGCGACCGCTACCAGCGCGACGCCGTTGTCAATGGCCTGGCGCAGCACGGGGTGGAGGTGCGCGCCGTGGATCGTGAGGCGGCCGGCCGTGGCCGACCGGTGGTGATGACGATGCACCGGGCCAAGGGGTTGGAGTTCCGCAAGGTCCTGCTCTTCGACGTCTCACGCAGCGCGATCCCCCGGTCGCTGCGGGACCAGGAGTACTCCGAGGCCGATGGCGCGGACGCCCTGCTGCGGGAGCGCTCGCTGCTGTACGTGGCCGCGACCCGTGCCAGGGACCAGCTCGCCATCTCCTGGGCCGGTGAGGCCAGCCCCCTCATCACCGCCCTCACGCAGTAGGCCCTGCCTCCTCGCCTCCGCGCGCTACGGGACTCCGCTCTGCGATCCGTTGCGAGGACACCAAGCCACCCGTACGCCAAGCGATCCGCCGAGGCAGACGCGCCGGCGGGACATCAACGCAAAAGTGTCCGCCAGGGACGACTTTGACGGAGGCACCTTCAAGGGGCTCTCGCATCTGCGCTGGTCAGAGCGTTTTGGGCCAGCGGCGCCGGCCCGCGGCGGCTTCAAAGTCGTCCCTGACGGACAAAACCGCCCCCACAACCCCCACGAACAGCCACCCCGCGCACCCCAGAGGCCACCGACTGAGACGCTGTGGACGTCGATCACGTTGCGAGCCGCCCCGCACACCCCAGAGGCCACCGCCCCACTCACCACCGAGCACCGTCCCGCACCGCAGGAAGGCAGTTCATGGGCCTCGCCGTTATGTACGCCTCGGGCGAAGCGCGGCCGAGCACCCCCGGCGCTCGGCACCCCACCCCCTTACCCCTTCCCCAGGGACCATCCGGGGCAGCGGCACCGACGCCTCTGGAGGGGCTTCGGGCGACTCTTGGGCAGCATCCGCGGGGTTGCTGTAGGTCTACCGAGGATGGACTGAGCACCCCCTGAGGGCTTCTTGGACTGCCTGTCCCATATGTGGGGTGTGCGTCACCACGATTCGCATCCGGTGTCCGAATGGTGTTCGTGCGCATTGACGTTGTACGGTTGGCCCACGACATATTTGACCAGGAAGAGCGCGCCCACGTGCGCGCCGTGACACGTTGGAGGGGGTCGAGCCTATGGGGCGCGGCCGTCAGAAGGCCAAGGCAACCAAGGTTGCCCGTAAGCTCAAGTACTTCAGCCCGGAGACCGACTACAAGGCTCTGGAGCGGGAGCTCGTCTCAGCATCCTCGGGATCTGAGCCTGATGACGAGATCGACTACGAGGAACTGGCCGCCAAGTATGCCGTCGACGATGATGACTGGGACGAGGGCGGCAAGTAGCCCCACCCCCAGTCGAGGAGGGCCGGAGGGACGCACCTACCGGCCCTTCCGCGCGCCTACCAGCGCGTGAGTCGAGGCCGTCAGGCAGCCATCCGTGTCACTCTCGGCGACTCTTCACTCCTGACTCGATCAACCTGCGTCGCATCGACCCAGGTCAGGGTCGTGCTGTCCTCGCGCAGGGCACCAGGGCCGGCCTCAGCGGGATTGAATAGTCGCCAAGCGTGACACTTAACGGCGCAAAGGCCCCGTCGGACACGTGTCCGACGGGGCCTCGCCGCAGCGGCCTCAGGCGGTCCGGTAGCCGCCGTGGATGTCGACGGCGCCGCCATCAACTCCCTTGGTGCCGGAGACGACGCGGTCCCGAGCCTCGTACGTGGCGGCCTCGTGCACGTCGCCGAGCACCCAGGCGGGAATATCGGACCCCTCGGCGACCCGCAGGACGGCGTCGACCGCGGCGGGGTCGACCACGGCCACCATCCCCACCCCGAGATTGAGGGTGCCCTCCAGGTCCTCCCACGGCACCGAGCCCAGCTCGCGCACGGTGGAGAAGACCGGCGGCACCGTCCAGGAGGCCCGGTCGACGTCGGCGATGAGCCCGGCCGGCAGGACGCGGGCGACGTTGGCGGCCAGTCCCCCGCCGGTGATGTGGGACAGGGCGTGGACCGGCCCCGGGGCCGCCGGCGAGGACAGGGTCTCCAGCATGGCCAGGCACACGCGCGCGTACAGGCGCGTGGGCTCGAGCAGCTCCTCGCCCAGGGTGCGTCCGAACTCGGGGACCTCGCGCTCCAGCCCCCAGCCGGCGTGCTCGACGACGCGGCGCACCAGCGAGTAGCCGTTGGAGTGCAGTCCGGAGGCGCCCAGGGCGACCAGGACGTCACCGGCTCGCACCTTCTCGGCGCCCAGCATGCGGTCAGCCTCAACAACGCCGGTGGCGGCGCCGGCGACGTCGTACTCATCGGGGGCCATGAGTCCGGGGTGCTCGGCGGTCTCCCCTCCCAGCAGCGGCGTGCCGACGGCGGCGCAGGCCTGGGCGACGCCGCGCACGATGTCCGCGATCCGCTCGGGGACGACGTGCCCGCAGGCGATGTAGTCGGTCATGAGCAGGGGGCGGGCCCCGACCACGACGATGTCGTCGACGACCATGCCCACCAGGTCCTGGCCGATCGTGTCGTGGATGTCGAGGGCCTGGGCGATGGCGACCTTGGTACCCACGCCGTCGGTGGAGGTGGCCAGCAGGGGGCGGCGGTAGTCGCGCAGCTCGGAGACGTCCACGAGCCCGGCGAAGCCCCCGACGCCGCCGACGACGGCCGGCGTCATGGTCGCGGCCACGGCGTCCTTCATGAGCGCGACGGCCCGGTCCCCGGCGGCGGTGTCGACGCCGGCGGCGGCGTAGGTGATTCCCGGGGCGGTCTGGTCGGGCTGCTGACTCATGTGGTGGCTCCTTGGGGGCTCGGGTCTCAAAGGCGGGTGGGTGACGGTTGGCAGGCGGTTGGCAGGCGGAGGCTGGCTGGTTCGCTGGCGAGGACGAAGACGGTCCGGCGGGCGACGACGGCTCGGCCGGCATGACCGGGCACGGCCGGCCGGGGCTCGGCCGACGCCGGGCCCGGGCTACGACGTCGTCGAGCCCAGGGGGCTGCCGGAGGCCAGGTCCGGTCGGGTGATGCTGCCCAGCGGCACGGTGCGCTCGGCGTCGTCGGACTGCTCGCCGCGGCGCCGCCCCCGGTAGGCGGCCGGCACGCGGCGCACCGGGATGGCGGCGGACTTCAGGCTGCGCACGGGCGGCGGGATCGGGTAGTCGCCGGTGAAGCAGGCCAGGCACAGGTCGTCGGCCTGCTGACCGCTGGCGGCCACCATGCCCTCCACGGACAGGAAGCCCAGGGAGTCGGCCCCGATGGACTCGCCGATCTCCTCCACGCTCATGCCGGTGGCGATGAGCTCGGCGCGGGTGGCGAAGTCGATGCCGTAGAAGCAGGGCCACATGACCGGCGGGGAGGAGATGCGCACGTGGACCTCGGCGGCGCCGGCCTCGCGCAGCATCCGCACCAGGGCCCGCTGGGTGTTGCCGCGCACGATGGAGTCGTCGACGACGACGAGGCGCTTGCCCTCGATGACCTCGCGCAGGGGGTTGAGCTTGAGGCGGATGCCGAGCTGGCGCAGGGTCTGGGTGGGCTGGATGAAGGTGCGCCCCACGTAGGCGTTCTTCACCAGGCCCTGCCCGTAGGGGATGCCGGAGGCCTGGGCGTAGCCGATGGCGGCCGGGGTGCCCGACTCGGGGGTGGCGATGACGAGGTCGGCCTCGACCGGGTGCTCGCGGGCCAGGGCGGCGCCCATCTCGTTGCGCGAGGCGATGACGCTGCGCCCGGCGATGCGAGTGTCGGGGCGGGCCAGGTAGACGTACTCGAAGACGCAGCCGGCGCGGCGGGCAGTGGCGAAGCGCGAGGAGCGCACGCCGTCCTCGTCGATCTCGATGAGCTCGCCGGGCTCGACCTCGCGCACGAAGGTGGCGCCGACGATGTCCAGGGCGGCGGTCTCGGAGGCCACGGCCCAGCCGTTGCCCAGGCGCCCGAGCACCAGGGGGCGCACCCCGTGGGGGTCGCGGGCGGCGTAGAGGGTGCGCTCGTCCATGAAGACCAGGGAGAAGGCGCCGCGCAGCATGGGCAGGACACGGCGGGCGGCCTGGGGCACGCTCAGGGGGGCCGGCGCGGAGTAGGCGGCGTCGAGCTCGGCGTCGTCGGTGATGCCGGAGGTGAGGATGTCGGCGGCCGAGTCCCAGCCCTCCAGGGCGCCGCGCTCGGAGATGAGGTTGAGCAGGGCGGCCAGGACCGCGGTGTCCGTGGAGGAGCCGCGGCCCAGCTCGCCACTGAGGTCCTCCCCGGAGGTGGCGTGCACGGCGTCCATGAGCTCACGGGTGTTGGTGAGGTTGCCGTTGTGCGCAAGGGCGAGGGTGGAGCCGGCGGCGGGACCGAGCATCGGCTGGGCGTTCTCCCAGGTGGTGGCGCCCTGGGTGGCGTAGCGGACGTGACCGACGGCCATGTGCCCGGTGAGGTTGGACAGGGCCTGGTCGTCGAAGACCTGGGAGACCAGGCCGAGGTCCTTGTAGACGAGGATCTGGGAGCCGTTGGAGGTGGCGATGCCGGCCGCCTCCTGGCCGCGGTGCTGGAGGGCGTACAGGCCGAAGTAGGTCAGGCGGGAGACCTCCTCGCCGGGGGCCCACACGCCGAAGACGCCGCACTCCTCGCGCGGCTCAGGCTCGAGCTCGTCGGAGTGGTCGTCGGGCAGGGCCGTCAGGCTGGGGGCGACCTCAGGTGACGCAGAGGGTGCAGAGGGCGTGGAGGCCGCAGGGGCCGCGGCCACAGGCGCCGAGGGGGCCATAGGGGCCGCGAGGTCGGCCGGGCCGGGCCGGCGGCTGGGCTCGAAGGAGCCCGCCCGGGGGGCGTGGCGGGCGTCGTCGGGGTGGTCAGAGGTGGTCTGCGTGGGATTCTCACCGGTGCGCACGGGCACAGTCTTTCATGGCCCGCGGTCCTCTGCCCATCGGCGGGGGCCGGAGCCGGCCCGCTGACCCGCCGTCGAGGGGTGGGATGCTGCGGTTTTGGAGGTTGTCGAAGTCAGGACCCACCGAAGTCTGAAGGTTCCCGGAGGGACTTTCCCTCCCTCCCCGGCCGGAGCGAGACGGGGCGGGACACTGGTTAGGCTTCGGGCATGACTTCCTCCGCGGCGAATGGCATGACGAATGGAACGACGACGGACAGCGCCGCAGGTGGAACAGCCTCGGCAGCCTCAGCAACTACGGCGGCCACAGCAGGCTCGGCGGCCTCGGCGGCCCCGACGGCTCACCGCATGCGGCTCATCTGCGTTGAGGAGCACGCGCTGAGCGCCCCTCTGGCCCGGGCGTCCGGGCCGGTGGCCGGGCGCAGCGCCCCGTACCTGGCCGGCTGGGGCAGCCGGGTCACCGACGGGCTGCACGCCGAGGGCGCCACGAGCCCACACGTCATTGCCAAGGACGTCTCGGCGCGCAAGCTCATGGACCTGGGTCAGGCGCGGTTGGCGGACATGGACGCCGCGGGGATCGACATGCAGGTACTGTCCATCGGCGGCTTCCCGCAGCTCGCCCCGCCCCGGGAGCAGAACGACCTGACACGCCAGGCCAACGACCTGCTGGCCGGCGCGGTCGCCGAGCACCCCGACCGCTTCGCCGCCCTGGCCGCGCTGCCCTGGCACGATCCCGACGCCGCGGCCGCCGAGCTGCGACGCGCGGTGACCGACCTGGGGATGCACGGCACGCTGCTCAACGGCCGCCCCGGCGAGACCTTCCTCGATGACTCCCGCTACGACGTCGTCCTGGCGGCCCTGGCCGAGCTCGGGGTGCCGATCTACCTGCACCCGGGACTGCTGGCGCCGGGTGCGGCCGAGGCCTACTACAGCGGTTTCGATGAGGAGATCGACGCGCGGCTCGCGATGTTCGGCTGGGGCTGGCACCACGAGGCCGGGGTCGGCGTCGTGCGACTCATCCTGTCCGGGGCCTTCGAGCGGCACCCGGGTCTGCAGGTGATCAGCGGCCACTGGGGCGAGATGGTGCCCTTCTTCCTGCGGCGGCTCGACGACGCCCTGCCCCGGGAGGCGACGGGCCTGGAGCGCACGATCCTGGAGACCTACCGCAGCCACGTGAGCGTCACCCCCAGCGGGATGCTCAACCCCGAGCAGCTGGCCTTCTGCGTCGCGCTGCTGGGGGCCGAGCGGATCCTGTTCTCCACCGACTACCCCTACCAGAGCCTGGACGGGGTGCGGGCCTATCTGGAGTCCGCCGACCTCACCGAGGCCCAGCGGGCGGCGATCGCCCACGGCAACGCCGAGCGCCTCCTGGGGCTCTAGGTGCCTGAGCTCGCGCCGCGTGGGTCTGTCGGCCCGCCCGCGTCCTTCCGGCAGCGCTAGCCGGCCCCCAGGAGGACGCCGACGACGATCATCGCCACGCCCAGCACTGATCGCCTGGTGAACGGCTCGCGCAGGAGCCACACTCCTGCGATGACACCGAAGACCACGTTGAGGCACCGGGAGGTGGCGACGACGGACGGGGGCCCGAGGCGCATGGCCAGAAGCACCAGCGCGTAGGTCGTCGGCACCAGGACCGCGATGGGGACGGCACGCGCCCAGCCTGCGGTCAGCGCGGCCGGCAGCTCGCGGCGACGTCGGACCAGCACGGCGGTGAGCAGCGCGAGCTGGGCCACGCTGGACAGCGCCATATAGGGGATGACCGAGACGTGCAGGTGCGCCACGGCGAAGGCGTCCCACAGGGTGTAGGCGGCAGTGCAGGAGGCGACGGCGCTGCCCGCCCAGAATCCCCGGGCGCGGGTCAGGTTGTGCCAGGTGGCGCCCGAGGCGAGGACGACGCCGACCATGACGGCGGGCAGCGCCACGACCTGCATCGCGCTCGGGGTCCCCGCCCACGGCGCCGCCGCCAGCGTCACGAGGACCGGCGCCAGCCCGCGTGAGACCGGGTAGACGACTGACATCTCCGCCGCCGAGTAGGCGCGCTGGAGCACCGCGGCGTAGGCGGTGTGCAGCGCCGTGCTGACGAGGGCCGCCCACCACGCGGAGCCGAGGCCAGTGGTCAGCGCCGCCACCCCCAGCACC includes the following:
- a CDS encoding UvrD-helicase domain-containing protein, which produces MPAILWPSSKTKDATTKDPSLRAKIGPFITKLATMTTSSGLHLEHIRGAQDRRVRTARVTDSYRAVLFELSAEAGPVYVIHGIWQHDEANKIAESVTVGINPYNGTTEVTHIRDLIAQDADAVEQARRAAQAELAAAQRETDEIARETARIQAANAEARRRNEEAAKAPAAGPAAAPDAGPASKTAAGHRGEDPRSRGGAVPVAGAVVVPGRDQAPRWPEGLSVEVLRDELGIDVRLGAAALAATRESQVLDLAATARVAWQGEALLNLATGSTIADVREDFGLLPADEVACDPTDADLIAGLRTRAARTTFTWLESDEDLRRAIEGLTFAEWQLFLHPQQRALVERHARGPMRISGGAGTGKTVVAVHRAVELTERDEAAGQEPRILLTTYTRNLADDLRRQLAQLAPELAFTEKLGEPGVLVSGLDRVARMILQRAGDAIAQTAQQVIGQPRRQVLTYPRADVWQEVLTLMGDELPEGLRSADFLESEYEMIVLPQRVTTLQQYLRVRRPGRGVALDRSKRAAVWKAVERYRDRSADLGVTSFSEQLALAAAWLDQQAERGVPRPFRHVLVDEAQDLTPAHLQLLRALVEAGPDDLFLAEDSHQRIYGKKITLSHYGIQVRGRSRRLTRNYRTTRQNLDAAFGILDPGAYEDMEGQAEEHRYVSPRSGPEPLLLHAADRAEELSKAAELLSRWLEQDRDSGESAPETIAVLVRDRYQRDAVVNGLAQHGVEVRAVDREAAGRGRPVVMTMHRAKGLEFRKVLLFDVSRSAIPRSLRDQEYSEADGADALLRERSLLYVAATRARDQLAISWAGEASPLITALTQ
- a CDS encoding DUF3073 domain-containing protein, which produces MGRGRQKAKATKVARKLKYFSPETDYKALERELVSASSGSEPDDEIDYEELAAKYAVDDDDWDEGGK
- the purM gene encoding phosphoribosylformylglycinamidine cyclo-ligase, whose amino-acid sequence is MSQQPDQTAPGITYAAAGVDTAAGDRAVALMKDAVAATMTPAVVGGVGGFAGLVDVSELRDYRRPLLATSTDGVGTKVAIAQALDIHDTIGQDLVGMVVDDIVVVGARPLLMTDYIACGHVVPERIADIVRGVAQACAAVGTPLLGGETAEHPGLMAPDEYDVAGAATGVVEADRMLGAEKVRAGDVLVALGASGLHSNGYSLVRRVVEHAGWGLEREVPEFGRTLGEELLEPTRLYARVCLAMLETLSSPAAPGPVHALSHITGGGLAANVARVLPAGLIADVDRASWTVPPVFSTVRELGSVPWEDLEGTLNLGVGMVAVVDPAAVDAVLRVAEGSDIPAWVLGDVHEAATYEARDRVVSGTKGVDGGAVDIHGGYRTA
- the purF gene encoding amidophosphoribosyltransferase, with translation MRTGENPTQTTSDHPDDARHAPRAGSFEPSRRPGPADLAAPMAPSAPVAAAPAASTPSAPSASPEVAPSLTALPDDHSDELEPEPREECGVFGVWAPGEEVSRLTYFGLYALQHRGQEAAGIATSNGSQILVYKDLGLVSQVFDDQALSNLTGHMAVGHVRYATQGATTWENAQPMLGPAAGSTLALAHNGNLTNTRELMDAVHATSGEDLSGELGRGSSTDTAVLAALLNLISERGALEGWDSAADILTSGITDDAELDAAYSAPAPLSVPQAARRVLPMLRGAFSLVFMDERTLYAARDPHGVRPLVLGRLGNGWAVASETAALDIVGATFVREVEPGELIEIDEDGVRSSRFATARRAGCVFEYVYLARPDTRIAGRSVIASRNEMGAALAREHPVEADLVIATPESGTPAAIGYAQASGIPYGQGLVKNAYVGRTFIQPTQTLRQLGIRLKLNPLREVIEGKRLVVVDDSIVRGNTQRALVRMLREAGAAEVHVRISSPPVMWPCFYGIDFATRAELIATGMSVEEIGESIGADSLGFLSVEGMVAASGQQADDLCLACFTGDYPIPPPVRSLKSAAIPVRRVPAAYRGRRRGEQSDDAERTVPLGSITRPDLASGSPLGSTTS
- a CDS encoding amidohydrolase family protein translates to MTSSAANGMTNGTTTDSAAGGTASAASATTAATAGSAASAAPTAHRMRLICVEEHALSAPLARASGPVAGRSAPYLAGWGSRVTDGLHAEGATSPHVIAKDVSARKLMDLGQARLADMDAAGIDMQVLSIGGFPQLAPPREQNDLTRQANDLLAGAVAEHPDRFAALAALPWHDPDAAAAELRRAVTDLGMHGTLLNGRPGETFLDDSRYDVVLAALAELGVPIYLHPGLLAPGAAEAYYSGFDEEIDARLAMFGWGWHHEAGVGVVRLILSGAFERHPGLQVISGHWGEMVPFFLRRLDDALPREATGLERTILETYRSHVSVTPSGMLNPEQLAFCVALLGAERILFSTDYPYQSLDGVRAYLESADLTEAQRAAIAHGNAERLLGL
- a CDS encoding DMT family transporter, yielding MVFGSSLALVAVGSALHALWNVLVKRSGTSDVTFVWVYSAIAAPLWLGVLGVAALTTGLGSAWWAALVSTALHTAYAAVLQRAYSAAEMSVVYPVSRGLAPVLVTLAAAPWAGTPSAMQVVALPAVMVGVVLASGATWHNLTRARGFWAGSAVASCTAAYTLWDAFAVAHLHVSVIPYMALSSVAQLALLTAVLVRRRRELPAALTAGWARAVPIAVLVPTTYALVLLAMRLGPPSVVATSRCLNVVFGVIAGVWLLREPFTRRSVLGVAMIVVGVLLGAG